A part of Rhodopirellula bahusiensis genomic DNA contains:
- a CDS encoding exodeoxyribonuclease III, with amino-acid sequence MKLISWNVNGIRASMNKGFREFVESEQPDVLCLQETKAEPEQVDLSWADDLGYHQVWNTATKRGYSGVSTWSRVKPSKVTKGLNLEEHDNEGRVLTTTFDDFHLVNVYTPNSQRGLARLEYRMQWDEAFLDYVRKLNRRKPVLFCGDVNCAHQEIDLANPKANRKNAGFSDQERAGLDAVTEAGFVDSFRQFHDGPGHYSWWTYRSDARARNIGWRLDYFWVAKKFWDRVADAQIRCEIHGSDHCPVELTLK; translated from the coding sequence TTGAAACTGATTTCATGGAACGTCAATGGCATCCGCGCCTCGATGAACAAGGGCTTTCGCGAATTTGTCGAAAGCGAACAGCCCGATGTGCTGTGCCTGCAAGAGACCAAGGCGGAACCCGAGCAGGTTGATTTGTCATGGGCGGATGATCTTGGGTACCACCAAGTTTGGAACACCGCGACAAAGCGAGGCTACTCTGGCGTTTCCACTTGGAGCCGCGTGAAACCGTCGAAAGTCACCAAGGGGTTGAACCTGGAGGAACACGACAACGAAGGTCGCGTGCTGACGACGACGTTTGACGACTTTCACTTGGTCAATGTTTACACTCCGAACTCCCAGCGTGGTCTGGCTCGTTTGGAGTACCGGATGCAGTGGGACGAGGCTTTCTTGGACTACGTCAGAAAGCTGAATCGGCGCAAACCAGTTTTGTTCTGCGGCGATGTGAACTGTGCCCACCAGGAAATCGATTTGGCGAATCCGAAAGCCAATCGCAAGAATGCGGGTTTCAGTGACCAAGAGCGCGCCGGGTTGGATGCCGTCACTGAGGCGGGCTTCGTTGATTCGTTCCGACAATTTCACGATGGCCCGGGACACTATTCTTGGTGGACCTATCGCAGTGACGCTCGAGCCCGGAACATCGGGTGGCGTTTGGATTACTTTTGGGTCGCCAAGAAGTTCTGGGATCGTGTTGCCGATGCACAGATCCGATGCGAGATCCATGGTTCGGACCACTGCCCTGTTGAGTTGACGTTGAAGTGA
- a CDS encoding AIM24 family protein — protein sequence MSERRYSLDRFLEKTRDKDLDQGLFELESDRMLDINLNGEVWTKMGSMIAYTGNVKFEREGILSQGLGNLLKKAVSGEGTALTKVTGKGSVFCADSGKKITILELQNEAICVNGNDLLAFEMSLNYNIKMMKKMTAMLAGGLFNIRLEGTGMVAITSHYDPITLPVTPHQPVVTDPNATVLWSGQLEPQLKTDVQFKTMLGRGSGESLQFLFQGHGFVVVQPYEEVVFQNQG from the coding sequence ATGAGTGAAAGACGCTATTCCCTCGACCGCTTCTTGGAGAAAACCCGGGACAAAGATCTCGATCAGGGGCTGTTCGAACTGGAATCGGACCGCATGCTCGACATCAACCTGAATGGTGAAGTGTGGACCAAGATGGGTTCGATGATCGCCTACACCGGCAATGTGAAGTTCGAACGCGAAGGAATTCTGTCCCAAGGTTTGGGCAATTTGCTGAAGAAGGCGGTCTCCGGCGAAGGCACCGCGCTCACGAAAGTCACCGGGAAAGGGTCCGTCTTTTGCGCTGACAGTGGCAAGAAAATCACGATTCTTGAACTGCAAAACGAAGCGATCTGCGTCAACGGAAACGACCTCCTCGCGTTCGAAATGTCATTGAACTACAACATCAAAATGATGAAGAAGATGACCGCGATGTTGGCCGGTGGGTTGTTCAATATCCGCCTGGAAGGAACGGGCATGGTGGCGATCACCAGTCACTACGATCCGATCACGTTGCCGGTCACGCCTCATCAGCCCGTCGTCACGGACCCGAACGCAACGGTGCTGTGGTCCGGGCAACTGGAACCTCAACTGAAGACCGACGTGCAATTCAAAACAATGCTCGGTCGTGGTTCCGGTGAATCGTTGCAGTTCCTTTTCCAAGGACATGGCTTTGTGGTGGTCCAGCCCTACGAAGAAGTCGTGTTCCAAAACCAAGGTTGA
- a CDS encoding tetratricopeptide repeat protein, whose translation MRPVLVNAFRFLVDIRLDDQLHEAVALGDRSQPPHRDCHRKQCVTVTTLCLAVACVLIATLGSPAIASAASYDDAVQQFRNGEYAVAAETAAFEVDRGVWSERWPRLLIQCQMTQGQHAAALQTYQEALKRYPTSIALRYMGLDVLRFNGLQDEVGQAEADLFSQMQRAFAGYITRDNLIAAGRFLTGRGEDAREVLEQFYDRVKERDPDYLDAYLATAELAIRKGDFQVAADTLQQALRLEEETPELHQLLAKALESSDGQAAAEQIAIALRINPHHLPSLQWLAERAIDRERYDEAKDIVNQMLQINLHEPSAWSLLAVIAHLDGEYEVEKLMRAAALSTWEQNPNVDHLIGKKLSEKYRFAEGAEYQNLALSADPLHIAASFQLAQDMLRLGEEEIGWEIADEVAKADPYNVVAYNLMTLRDRTSKFTVLKQDGIQVRMDAKEAKLYGDAVLELLSDAKRVLCEKYDVMPDKPILVEIFPHQNDFAIRTFGLPGGAGYLGVCFGRVITANSPASQGERPSNWKSVLWHEFCHVVTLEKTNNRMPRWLSEGISVYEERQRNPSWGEKMTPQYRSMLLSDDLTPVSDLSAAFLSPPSAIALQFAYYESSLVIEFLIEQHGHDALLAVLDDLAAGIPINDALTRHTGSLQRLDSQFDAYAKERANQFGALADWSRDTLPENGDLATWKGWTRAKPTNYWGLRELAKSAIEGGQWEQALIPLSRMQQLGVLTGERGGPLEWLARAHRELGHGRQEIRAIQDNLAQSSDALPALRRWINIGQSEEQWENVLDASQQALAIQPLLPEFHLASATAAEKLDRHDLAVEALSALLALDPVDPAALHFRLANAYDEQNESFPAKHHALMALELAPRYRDAHRLLWKLHHGVSDEDPATANQAGVEEPDAVRVPAIEEEETL comes from the coding sequence ATGAGACCTGTCCTAGTGAATGCATTTCGCTTCCTTGTTGACATCCGACTCGACGACCAGCTTCACGAAGCTGTCGCTCTGGGCGATCGTTCTCAACCGCCGCATCGCGATTGCCACCGAAAACAATGTGTCACCGTGACGACGCTCTGCTTGGCCGTCGCTTGCGTTCTGATTGCAACACTTGGCTCACCCGCAATCGCTTCCGCGGCAAGCTACGACGACGCAGTGCAGCAGTTTCGAAACGGGGAGTACGCCGTTGCCGCGGAGACAGCCGCGTTCGAAGTCGACCGGGGTGTTTGGAGCGAACGTTGGCCGCGACTGTTAATTCAGTGCCAAATGACGCAGGGTCAACACGCCGCCGCTTTGCAGACCTACCAGGAAGCGTTGAAGCGATACCCGACCAGCATTGCTCTGCGATACATGGGGCTGGACGTGCTGCGTTTCAACGGATTGCAAGACGAAGTGGGTCAGGCAGAAGCGGACCTGTTCTCGCAAATGCAGCGTGCGTTCGCGGGATACATCACGCGAGACAATTTGATCGCGGCGGGTCGATTCCTGACCGGGCGTGGCGAAGACGCTCGAGAGGTATTGGAACAGTTCTACGACCGTGTCAAAGAACGTGACCCGGACTACCTCGACGCCTATTTAGCCACGGCTGAATTGGCGATTCGAAAAGGTGATTTCCAGGTCGCAGCGGACACGCTTCAACAAGCATTAAGACTCGAAGAAGAAACTCCCGAACTTCATCAGTTGCTGGCCAAAGCATTGGAATCCAGCGATGGGCAGGCGGCCGCTGAACAAATCGCAATCGCTCTGAGAATCAACCCGCACCACTTGCCTTCGCTTCAGTGGTTGGCGGAACGAGCGATTGATCGCGAACGCTACGACGAAGCCAAAGACATCGTGAATCAGATGTTGCAAATCAATTTGCACGAACCATCCGCGTGGTCGTTGCTTGCCGTCATCGCCCATTTGGACGGCGAATACGAAGTCGAAAAACTGATGCGTGCCGCCGCTCTTTCAACGTGGGAACAGAATCCCAACGTCGATCATTTGATCGGCAAGAAGCTCTCGGAGAAATACCGCTTTGCCGAAGGGGCGGAGTATCAGAACTTGGCCCTCAGCGCCGATCCGCTGCACATCGCGGCCAGTTTTCAACTCGCGCAAGACATGCTGCGTTTAGGCGAAGAAGAGATCGGATGGGAAATCGCGGACGAAGTCGCCAAGGCGGATCCGTACAACGTCGTCGCTTACAACCTGATGACGCTTCGCGACCGAACGTCAAAGTTCACTGTGCTGAAACAAGACGGCATCCAAGTCCGAATGGATGCCAAAGAAGCCAAACTGTACGGCGACGCGGTGCTGGAGTTGCTCAGTGATGCCAAGCGAGTCTTGTGCGAGAAGTATGACGTCATGCCGGACAAGCCAATCCTGGTGGAGATCTTCCCGCACCAAAACGACTTTGCCATTCGCACGTTTGGTCTGCCGGGCGGGGCAGGGTACTTGGGAGTTTGCTTCGGACGGGTGATCACCGCCAACAGCCCCGCATCGCAAGGCGAACGCCCGTCCAATTGGAAAAGTGTTTTGTGGCACGAGTTCTGTCACGTCGTCACGCTGGAAAAAACCAACAACCGGATGCCACGTTGGCTAAGTGAAGGCATCTCGGTTTACGAAGAACGCCAACGCAATCCGTCTTGGGGCGAAAAGATGACGCCTCAATATCGCTCGATGCTGCTCTCGGACGATCTGACTCCGGTCAGCGACTTGAGCGCGGCGTTCCTTTCGCCGCCATCCGCGATCGCGTTGCAGTTTGCTTACTACGAATCGTCTTTGGTGATCGAGTTTCTGATCGAACAACATGGTCATGACGCTCTGCTTGCTGTGCTCGATGACTTGGCCGCTGGGATTCCCATCAACGATGCTCTGACTCGGCACACCGGATCATTGCAACGGCTGGACTCACAGTTTGATGCCTACGCCAAAGAACGAGCCAACCAGTTTGGAGCTCTCGCCGACTGGTCACGAGACACCTTGCCCGAGAACGGTGACTTGGCGACTTGGAAAGGTTGGACGCGTGCCAAGCCGACGAACTACTGGGGCCTGCGTGAACTGGCCAAGAGTGCCATCGAAGGAGGGCAGTGGGAACAAGCCTTGATTCCACTCTCTCGAATGCAGCAACTGGGAGTGCTAACGGGCGAACGCGGCGGTCCGCTGGAATGGTTGGCCCGGGCACACCGTGAATTAGGCCATGGTCGTCAGGAAATCCGAGCAATCCAAGACAATCTGGCACAATCCAGCGATGCTTTGCCGGCTTTGCGGCGTTGGATCAATATTGGCCAATCTGAAGAGCAATGGGAAAACGTCTTGGACGCGTCGCAGCAGGCGCTCGCGATCCAACCCTTGCTGCCCGAATTCCATCTCGCATCCGCAACCGCCGCCGAAAAACTCGATCGCCACGATTTGGCGGTGGAAGCTTTGTCGGCGCTGCTTGCATTGGATCCGGTGGATCCTGCGGCGTTGCACTTCCGTCTGGCCAATGCCTACGACGAACAAAACGAGTCCTTCCCCGCGAAACACCATGCACTGATGGCATTGGAATTGGCCCCCCGCTACCGCGATGCTCACCGATTGCTTTGGAAGCTTCATCACGGGGTTTCGGACGAGGATCCAGCAACCGCGAACCAAGCAGGCGTTGAAGAGCCTGATGCTGTGAGAGTGCCCGCCATCGAAGAGGAGGAAACGCTATGA